The following nucleotide sequence is from Zea mays cultivar B73 chromosome 1, Zm-B73-REFERENCE-NAM-5.0, whole genome shotgun sequence.
GAGACAAAAGATGCAACTTGTAGATATTATAGAATCTGTATCTGAAACTGAGAGAATTGCTCCTAGGATTAGCACGCTTCCACAAAAGAATGAGAACAAGGAAGACTTTGGTATTCATGGAATTTTGGCTATGCTGAAAACCTTTGGGTACACGGTAAAAGCATTCAAAATGTTGCTGCTACCAATGGCCAAAAATGGTGTGGAGGCTCTAGGATCCATGGAAAACAATATTCCCTTCGCTGTTATGTCATACAGAGAGAAGCTGCATTTTGATTATTTCAAGCAAATGTTTGCTCAGGTTACAAACCCACCAATCGACCCAATTAGAAGAAAAAATGTCACATCCACGGAGTGTATGATTGGTCAAAAAGGAGACCTATCTGAAACAACAGACAAGAGGTACTATGGGCAAGATGCGAAAGGGAATAACTATGATGGGTGGTGCTGGCCTGGATCATCATCCTTTTCTGACACGTTGATTCCTGAGATACATGAGTGGTGGGCTGACACATTTTCCTTTGAAAATTTCAAGGGATCAACTTCAACGCTGTACATTTTGAATGATATGGATGAGCCATCTGTCTTCAATGACCCTGTGATCACCATGCCAAGGGAAGCAATGCACTATGGAGATATTGAGCACCGAGAATTGCATCAGGCATATGGGTATTTCTTTGCTGGAAGTCAACGGTATAGTGTAGTTTGGATAATCAGACCTTGGAATCCAGGTCTTCAGCTATGTCGTGTTGTTGCTTGGGGACAAGCAATGTTTCGAGGGGGCGGTAATGTGACATTCGGTCTCTGTTGCTGTATCGGAGATAGAAGAGGAAGCTGGCACAGATGAAGAATAGTAGAAGGGTATGGGCCGTAGCTGGGCCAGATTGATTGTTACTATAGAATTGTGCGTGGGCTGGCCAACCGTGTATAAGGTCTGTAAGCACCGTATGTCGGGTATGCAAAAACAGAATAGAAACCGAGCAACGCTCGTACTGTGGTGTCGTCCAAGGCGATTTTCCTGGGTCGATCTCACGTCGGTGATCGCTGCCGGCCAAGGGACGTCACACGATCATGGCTGGAGCGGGGTCCCTGGTGCTTCTCTAGATCGTGCAGATCGTGCGCGTGTCCGAACTGGGGAGGCGTTGTGCTGGTGGCACCAAAATTGCTCGCCGGTGCTGGGATTTCGCCGCCAGCCGCCATAAGTGGGCACTTGGTCTCTGCGTTGCGCGATCCACAGGTATGAGTGCTCTACCGGGTTCACTATGCCCTTAGCTACATGTAGCACCCATCGGTAGGGATTTTAGTTCACCGGGACGACAAACTAGTGGGCGCCGGCGACATCTCCGCCGTGCGCCGCCACCATTTGTCGCGCGTGCCGCAGCTCTGGTGGTCGTAATGTAGAAGAACACCCTGGGCCACTGGATACTTGGTCGACACCCAGGATTAGATCTACCTGTACCCCTTTGTGATGAGATCTGGGTCGCATGTCTGTAGATCGACGGTTAGGGCTGGATCGTAGCCACTTAAATTATGCGCCGTCGATTTGAATCCGAGGGATCTCAGGTCATACCGATTCATTAAGATGCTAGATCTAATGCAGCCTGTGAGATATGGATCCTATGGTCCACATTTCATGCTGATTCGTTTATAATGCGATTTAATCTGGACTGTGGATCAGATTGGGCGGCTAAGATCATCCAATACCCTTTCGGCCAAGCGTTTATGCAAAAGAGTCCCTTGGCAATCAtagaatcaacccgtcgtccacaTTGCGTGTTAAGTATTTACAGAAAGGCCCTAATTTCTTATAAAATAACCCCTGAACTTTTCTGTAATTGTGGCCGCAGTCCAAATAATTCAGAAATCCATTAAATTAAATGCAGAAATCCTTTTTAGTGCAAAAATAATGAcccaaacttaggaaattcataacttgatgaatttaacttctttttgatttattccagtggcattaattttgtattaatattgtttagcaCCTAGTAACTCTATTttatcatgaaacatagattaaaactagtcggttgcccgtgcgttgcgacggcttacaacaatacccatatAAACTATTTTCATCATTCATTGATTACCGCTCTATCAGATGAGTTACATTCTCTTTTGTGTGATTTACCACAATAAACTATTTTAGAGTAAAACTTTATTATATTTGAATAGAGAGTAATAATAAAAGAATAATTAGATATACCAATAGTTGAACAAAGTAATTTTGTTGTGATTGGAAGCGCACCACTTGATCTAAATCCAGTATTTAATAATTTGGAACCATTCTTATTTTTCCTAAAATTGAATTTTAATAATAAATTTTTTTGGAGATGGCAGGAGTTTAACCCGTGCCTTTATCATGCAAAAATTAACGCTCTACCAGATAAGCTACATCTGATGTGTTTAATTTTGCACTATAAAGTTTTTATAATTAATTTTGTCCTATTttaatagaatttaataaaaaataaTTAGAGATACAAGTTGAAAAAGTAACTTTGTTGTGCATGGATTATTGTCGCACCAAATGATCTTTATCTATTACTAGGTACGTACCCGTACGTTGCCACGGAGTTTAAAGttagtataaaacatagatacgAAACGACAAACTTCACCATGATATGCAAAATCCTTGTGATAAAATATAATCATAATATTAATATTATTTTGGTGATATAAATATGTAATACTATATCATCTCCACTTATTCAATTTGCACTTTCTTGTAGTTCATGTAATTGAAATTACATATATCATCAAAGAACTCATCAGCACCTTTATGGCAATTCTTCATCTTTGAGATTCTGATGACCATCCTCTGCAACTTCACAGTGTATTTCAAGAGTGTTCAACATTGAGCCGAGAGCGTACAATGATCATAACCTCTTCCAAACAAGGGAAGAGGAACCTTAAATTCAACTGCATGCAAAATTCAAACGAATTAGTTGTATGGCACATTGTCTAGCATACCAATCTAATTAGGAGTATCATAATAACGTTTTGAGAATTTATTTTTTGTTACAAGGCTAATGTGAATCCAAACTATATTGCAAAAAGATAGGAGTAATATGATGCAATGAATCACTAAAATAAATTTTATAGAGGCTAGATCATTGTAGTACTATCTGAGAATAGACAATGAGATACCTGAAGACTATGTCCAGCTCTGCCTCTATAATTATTTTGCCTTTTAGATTGTGTGCCTGGGCCGTGATTCGATGGATGATGAGACAGTGGACCAAACTGAAAAGGATTCTCAAGGAGGTAATAAAGGAGCCCATTGTACAGTGGACCAAAAAAATTATAGAGGCAGAGCTGAACCGACTAATAGAGGCAGAGCTGGACAAGTCAAAGTTGTGATGGTCAAAATTAATAGTAAACATCATTAATATAACTAACTGAGAACAGACAATGAGATACCTGAAGACTGTCAGTTGTGTAAAATAGACAAACTGCAAGAAGACTCCACTGTATAGTAGTACTATCTATATCTTGCGTACAAATGTAATAAGACAGAAGAGGGAGAGTCAAGCAACTGGTCGTCTGTGCCACGACATGATTCTTCCATACACTTGGCCACTTGGCTGGGTCCAAATCCTAGTGCCTCCGGGAAAGCCAATTTATTAGCTATAATAATATATTTCATTTTCCAACATCCTTTATTGTTCCCCCCATTTTTCTGATAAAAGGTATTCGTGGCAAAGTCGAGGGACAGCATGAAGTCTCCGGTTGCTAGGCATGAAGTCTCTCCGTAGATGTCGCGGGGTTCCGAGTGCACATAGAAGAAGAAATACTTGACATCAATGACCAGCTTCCTCTTCTCGATGGTTTTACCTAAAAATCCGTGGAAGCCATGATCTCTTTGCAATGAATATCAGAGCAACAATAAGAAAAATAGTTGACCAAAAACTTTGAAACTAACTGTATCGTTATCAAATGTTCCAGTGCCCGCACCTGCAGAGTTCGCTAGGGAATGAAGCTGCTGCAGCAGCGTCGGAATCAGATCGCCATTCACCAGCCACGCATCTAGCGGCTGACAGCAACCGATGCACTGTACCCGGCCAGGATGGACCGACAGGTGGATGCATTCAAGGGATACAGACGGCGGCGTAGTACGTACGGTCCGTAGTCTGGTCTGCCTGTGGCTCCATAGCCTCCAGAGTCCAGGGCGCTGGGTGCGGCAGGAGAGAGCGATCTGCACGCTGTCCCGGCGGTGGGCGTGGTCCCGACGGCGAGCGGGACGACCGGTCTGGAGAGCGCGACGAACCGTCTGGAGAGCGCGACCATGTGCGTGTACTCCTCGGCGGTGGACGCCGGATTGGCAGGCGAGACGGTCTGCACGAGATCTGGGGGGAGGACGACGTTGATGACAGCGCGGGTCACAGAGCGGAGCTTCAAAGCGGTTGATGGGATCTGCGAGGGGGCCGGTGGGGCAGCGCGCCGCCACCGGGGCTGAGGCCGGGGGCCGCGTCCGCGCAGGGGCCGCCCTCGCCGGGGCCATGCAAGGCCGGCACGCCTGCGCAGGGATCGAGCCCGTCGTCGGGACCGCGCCCACCGGTTTGGCCGGGGCTTAATGTTGCGTCGCCTCCAGGGCTAGGGCTCGGGGCCGGTGCCACCATGACCGGATCTCCCGCACCCGCTCcgtggtcggggccggggacgccGCGCCAGCCACGTGCGGGcacgcccgcgcgccatggccgccgcggaTGCACCCGCGCCGTCGCGGGGGTTGGCCGGAGAGACGCTCTCGTCGGGCACATGGGAGAGTGCGAAGGCGAGGTTGACCGCGACCGCCTCCCCCGACTCGTAGCACAGCCTGGACGCATGCACGATGGGAGCCAGGGCGAAGAGATTTTGGATCGAGGAGGAGATCACGGTGGCCAACCAAGGAAAAATTGTCATCGAAGAAAGCCGCGGGATTTGAGGATCGAGCGTGGAGGGAGCGCGACGGCAGAACCGTGCGCCATCCTCTCGATGTGGACGCCTACGATACAAACataaggagtagtagagattttaAAAATTCGTAGCCATTCTTATTTTTTTCTTAAATTGGATTTTAAAAAGAATAGTGGAGATGCGAGGAGTTGAACCCCTGCCTTTATCATCATTTATTGTTTAACGCTCTACCAGATGAGCTACATCCCCTTTTGATTGGTTTTACACAATAAATAATTTTATAGTCAAACTTTGTTCAATTTGAATAGAGATTAATAAAAAGAATAATTAGAGATACCAATAGTTGATAGATAGTGCATAATTTCGAGCTCATTTTATACGCAGCCGTAGCAATTACTAatatttaaaaccaacaaataaccttttattTTGCTGTTAGTTTGACAAATTATTGTTGCTCCATACAATCTAGCAACCttaaacaccatggagtccattgcgccaatgtggtctcagaaacgacctaatactTGCAAAAGCCAAGAATGTTGTgctgtgcttgggctgtagcctcgaccCATAGTGCTGGTCTGGCCCGacatgattatattttttattttacaaaaaaacgtatatacatatatataatttatattcaatattaaaaacatttgagcatgatgttctactgattAGACAGCTTTACTCAGTGTCTTCCGCACTTCTATCAGTGCATGGGTTCGAACCTCGCCTCCTACACTCTTTTTTAACATTAAAGatgacgcgggacgaccgttgaaactggtgctttaagtatagtatagattaaTCACTTAGTATATTATGTACCAAACActtagaaactttggaaaatcataactctttaaccatAACTCAGAATTTaatgattctcgaacctacgatctcgttacgatgcgtagaatattattatgttgTATGTTCtcatatttggtgtgatgttaatttctcctgtactatgtttgtttgtattgcttcgagtagacgagcaagtgactGAGGACCTAGGTGCTCAGCAGGTGGAAAATACTGAAcatgagctcgttgaaggcaagttgtgcccttgaccacttttatttacccaataatgttctctataatcactttggcatgcttaggcttaattttgatgggacccaataggtcaccctagtttggtcatctttacaccttgtgtacccctgaacttttgggtagtcacTGCTGCTGcaatatatggttttgggtgttaagataattattactcatgattatgctttattattgttgttctattatgttcatgataagactattgtgttaattggaacatggagcttaacttgagataaacgtgccaccacaagggtggaatgggacgccctaggCTCACTAATtagaaaaggggcaagggcagtaggggagttgtcggTATAGGGGGGTTCTCggattgattttgctgcgatggcttttcagatggggattcctatattgcgctCCTTAGAAACTGTAGCGTGTTTTatgaaactagtggaactttgtaaaggcctcatagtgttacccagcctcgcttccttggtagaggtgaatGGGCCCATACAACCCCATGGCATAtaggtaacatgacttatgggtaaagggtacaacctctgcagaatgtaaaactggtatactagtcgtgcttgcggtcatgagcagcttaggactctcgcatgattaactaaTAAAATTAAACtcgatttgtcatttgcatcgcattgtggttttattattaattttgatctattattactctggtttggtatatacttacatttagtaactgttaataaaatttgaccaacttattaaaagcaatgctcaactttaacccttatttgttgatcagccttacacttcacatgagctcccacctttggagagttcatgcacattattcctcacaacttgttgagctataatattttgtgagctcacccttgcgatatataaaccccccataaGTGAAGAGCACGTAGCCTAGGAGGAGGTCTACAACGAGGAGTACaagcttatctaggtggcgtctcccagtcaggttGATGGCGCTAAGGAATAATTATTAGATcattttattgttatcatttatttttgtaagatacttccgctatgtaataatatttgtgacatttatctcaatacacttggtcattatatgtgttgttcttttttggcgcacatatgagacgcacccagctttaccccttaaatccgggtgtgacagaagtggtatcagaggaaatgttgactgtaggacggaaactagatagaactggacaaaacccttacctacttacctttactctaattctttctatacttttcttgatcatgtctcacctttggctattctactctgactattcttatcttttctactctagaaagacaataaggatttcacaccttggaatcctacatctaagaccctctaaagagataggagacctaagacaaaaaatatattttctctatctaaagtgtttggatgtttgttctgatgataaatgcttgatttgcttctttgattgactgaaatagtacaacagggcattctagcatgtaccaccataaagtAATGAATTAatattagtaggtgacacactactcTACTAAGCTATTAAAACCCCAAAAGATCAAGATCTAAAAGTGGATGTCCCATAATTACTCGTCTTATCtgcaattctatcttaccatgtgtttctaactcagatggtcaatactaggaaAGGATGCGGTATCGATCTACCTGCCAACAACCATCGCAGGAGGATTGTTAACCAACCGCAAccagagatggatcctccaccaaACCCTCCACCGGCTGGAGCAGATCCTGTAGCTTCCACTCAGATGCAGTTGTTGTAGCAAATTGCAAACACCATGACTGATATGCAAGCTCAGATGTGGCAAGAACATCAGGAGATGCACCAGGAACGGCAGGAAATGCGATAGGAGAAGAGACAAGAACGACTGGAATGGCAGCAACAaccaccactacctccaccaccaccaccaactccaccccgggacaagcactaGGAATTCATGAGTCACAAGCCGCCCACATTCTccagctctccagatcctctACATGCTGATGATTGGCTAAAATTAGTGGATAAAATGCTCAATATTGCTTAATGTAATGATCAGAAGAAGGTGCTCTACGCGTCGGGTCGTCTCACTGGCcccgctgctgattggtgggactcCTACTGTGCTGCCATGCTGCTGCTAACActattacctgggcagaattttcTATACAATTCAGAAACTATCATATTCCTGCTGGCCTGATGAAAATAAATAAGAAGGAATTCTTTTGTAAgatacttccgctatgtaataatatctgtgacatttatctctatacacttggtaattatatgtgttgttcttctttggcgcacatatgagatgcacccgactttaccCTTTAACTCCGGGTGTGACAAAGGGTAGAAAACATATTACCTTTGAACCTAGTGATTTAGTATGGGTGCATTTAAGGAAAGATAGATTCTCTGATATGCGTAAATCTAAATTACAACCAAGAGTTGTTGGACCCTTCAAAGTGCTTCACaaaattaatgataatgcatataaagTTGAATTGCCTGCAGATTTTGGGGTCAGTTCCtcttttaacattgcagatttgacACGTTTGAGTCGGGGACGACTTTGttgcaagaaggggaggatgatgaggacatcactataatTGATACAACCACACCAGTGACCCCTACACCATTCGTAGCTAATCAAGGACCAATGACATCAGCCCGTGCACGTAAACTTAATTATCTGGTGAACTCATTCCTTGGTGTTGAAGCTAATTCTTCTTTAAATGAGGTACTAAAGCATGGTGATAACTTTTTTATGCTTAGGTGTTTGGGAGTTGAACCATCTTGGAGTGAAGAAGGCAAAAAGGTGATAAAAGTTGTTGGACCCGAAGGGATTTTGTAACTACAGCAAGTGTAAGTTCAAGAGGGCATATATTTCAACTCTCAAGGCTAATTAATGCAAATAAGCACTTGCTggaaagctctcttcgtctaCTTCCTGGTGGAGCAAGAATCAATTAGAGATACCAAACGAGACGTGCAGAAACTGCCCAGAGAGCTTCATGACTCCACCAGCCTCAGGGaatttcgtaactgcagcaagcaccaaattaaatggagcatatctttcaactcctacggttgtttagtgcaaataagtacttgttggaaatctCTCTTCGTCTACTTTCTCGTGGATGAAGAATCAATGAGAGAAATCAAACGAGACGTCCAGAAACTACCGAGAGAGCTTTGTTCTCCACCAGAACTTctttctattcctctatttaagcaactagcagtTGTTGGCCAGTTGTTCTTGATTGCTATgaaccaagaacaaggcaacacaactgttaaacgttaaagaccttcgtcctttgaagcattatctcccttcaggTATAAtatgtctcggacgaaggtcatgaagagtaGGTCTTCATCACTCACAAATATAAAAACATAGTTACACATGTAACATTATGTCATTTATTCATTTCATATCGAATGTTTAAACAATATTAAGATACATCGCATATATTAACAAACTGCAAAATAATgcacattacattgataccttcggcttcctTGAAGGTAAAGGCGTGAAGGTAAAGGCGTGAATGCAATTTcaatccagcgtgaatagtacatggtattgttcatctatttatatgcaaTCGTACAGCTTTGTatgatattacattcatgccctcataGATTACACACAAAGTTTACAATTATCCCAAGGATAATATTGTCATTTGCAATTAGCAGCTTGAACAACACCTTCTCCTTATGTCGCCTTCCTCGCCAATGTAACGAAGCTTGCTTCGTTGCACTTCCATTGATCTATGTCGAAGCTTTTCCGATAACAAAGCTCCTATAACACTTATAAACATGTTGATAACAAATGGTTAGCCGTgtttttgaagaccttcggaagacgaaggcccccaacagtagccccttagagtattagtttgtttctttgtaacaaattcagactgcgaaacaaacgaaggcctttagccgaagatcCCAAAAAATACATTaccttcgctagaatagtgaaACCTTCTGTATCATGGGGCCCACCATGTAGTGGTGCTTTGCATATATATGAGGGTTGCAATGAAATTATTTTTTGTGCTATCAAGCTTGCATTGACTTTATTGTTTAGTTTGCTGACTCTGTAATCGCGATTGCTTTCAAGCTTCGGTTTTTTGCCTCAACCAAAGCTGAGATGGCCAAAGATAAAACGAGTGAGGATCCCACACTGGCTaggttttatgaagctatggagagGAAAAATGTTGAAAAATAACTGATGAAATTTTAGATTGGCTATCTGAAGACTCTAGTGACAgcgaggattttgatattgagagTGATAATGATGATGCCAAAGATCGACCGTGGAGGCCGAGTCATGGTGTCTTTGGAAAATCCACTGTTAAGAAAGTGCATATTGAAGCAATGAAGGGCAATTATTTCCACGATATATCCATAGTGCGGGATGGAGGAGAGAACATTGTTCCTCTTCCTGAAGCGGACGAAGTGGTGGTATTCAAaggttttatgaaggctggtctTCGATTTCCCTTGCATAAGTTGCTGGCTGAAGTGCTAAAGAGATTCAAAATATACCTTCACCAGCTTACCCCCGAAGCTTTAATTAAAATTGGAGTTTTAATTTGGGCGATGAGGAGCCAAGGGCTCGACCTAGATGTGGActtcttctgcaatatacacaaaTTATCCTACCGGACAAAGCCGATTgggaaggaacaatatcataacaactttggttgttactcCTTCGTATACCGCTCTGATGTGATATGCCCTGTCCCAACATTTCGGAAAAAGTGGCCAGGATCCTAGATGAggtaatggttctatgttaagaatGATTTGGTTGAGAGGGAGGACATGAAGGATATAATTCAGCGTCCCATACAATCacgcttcggcatcagaaggtCTTCGATCGTGAATAGTGATAAGGCTCAAGCATGTCTAGTGGCCTTCAACACTATGTGGAGCTATATTGGTACCAGAGACTTGGTCCAAGAGAACATAGCCTTCAAAGTGTGGCCCCTTGTTAATgaatgggagatgccgaaggaaactGCTGCTAGTTCAAGCGAAGGTGGTCTGGTTTATCTGAAATATACCTACCACTACAGAAGTCAGTTCGGCGAGACAGAAGATGAATGGCTTGAAGCCATTGACGTGACTAGTGAGGAGTTGCTGGGGGCTTATACGAAGGCTGAAGATGAAGCCATGAATATTGCCTTTGGTGTCCGTAGAAAGAGAAGGCTGAACAGAGTATTTGCGTTATTGGATTTGTCTATCCTGACTACTGCTTTCCCGCACGGAAACAAGGGACGAAGAGGAAAATTGCAACGACGACCTCCTCCTCCACGCTGAAAACAAAGAGGACAAAAGTTATAACTAATCGGCCGAAGTCATATTTCTTAGAAAGGGCTGCTATACTGCCTGCTACAGGGGCTTCAAAGAgaagctgccgaagctgctgaaGAGACCCTTTCAGCTTCGGAGATAATAATTTTCTTTTTCCATGTTTTGAATCGAAGTTTATTTAATCTAATGTTGCTTTTGGAATTTTTGAATAGATGATCAAAGCACCTGCTACAGTCGAAATTCCCACTATTCAATTGGAAAAATAAAAGACGGAGAGTTCTAAGACAGAACAACAGCCGAAGCTACAGAGTTCTCTGATGGTGCAAGAGATGTCGAGGATGGCATCCGCTTCAGTAGCAACTCCTAAGAAAGGGAGAAGGATGGTCAACGTTCTAGACGCTGTTCTAAGGCCTTCGAAAGTGACTACGCCTGCTTCTACAACAA
It contains:
- the LOC103637768 gene encoding uncharacterized protein, which translates into the protein MAPARAAPARTRPPASAPVAARCPTGPLADPINRFEAPLCDPRCHQRRPPPRSRADRLACQSGVHRRGVHAHGRALQTVRRALQTGRPARRRDHAHRRDSVQIALSCRTQRPGLWRLWSHRQTRLRTVRTTPPSVSLECIHLSVHPGRVQCIGCCQPLDAWLVNGDLIPTLLQQLHSLANSAGKTIEKRKLVIDVKYFFFYVHSEPRDIYGETSCLATGDFMLSLDFATNTFYQKNGGNNKGCWKMKYIIIANKLAFPEALGFGPSQVAKCMEESCRGTDDQLLDSPSSVLLHLYARYR